From a region of the Thermomicrobium roseum DSM 5159 genome:
- a CDS encoding ABC transporter permease, whose product MARYVAYRLLRALITIWIVVTLVFIGLRLSGDPAQALLGPEASSEAVAALRQAWGIDEPLAVQYTRYLQQLARGDFGRSLRDQRPATVVVHERIPSTLRLASAALAIALSAGTVLGTLAALRAGSLLDRTIVALSAIGQGIPNFVLGLLLILLFALHLGWFPTSGQQGAASLVLPALTLSSFSVASLTRFTRSALLEVLRADYVRTAHAKGLPWRTVLIDHMGRNAALTLVTVISLQVAVAIAGAVVTETVFSWPGMGQLLARAAELRDFPVVQYGVLLIVASVVLVNLLTDILYGWLDPRVRLEA is encoded by the coding sequence ATGGCTCGTTACGTCGCCTACCGATTGCTGCGCGCGCTGATCACGATCTGGATCGTGGTCACGCTGGTCTTCATCGGGCTCCGACTGTCCGGAGACCCAGCACAAGCCTTGCTCGGGCCAGAAGCTTCGAGCGAGGCAGTGGCCGCGTTGCGCCAGGCGTGGGGGATCGACGAGCCACTCGCCGTGCAGTACACCCGCTATCTCCAGCAACTCGCCCGCGGGGACTTCGGACGCTCGCTCCGCGATCAGCGCCCAGCGACTGTCGTCGTGCACGAACGAATCCCGAGTACGTTACGGCTGGCCAGCGCTGCCCTGGCCATCGCCTTGAGCGCCGGAACCGTGCTCGGCACACTGGCAGCGCTGCGAGCGGGAAGCCTTCTGGATCGCACGATCGTCGCTCTGTCGGCGATCGGACAGGGCATCCCGAACTTCGTCCTCGGTCTGCTGCTGATTTTGCTCTTCGCGCTGCACCTCGGGTGGTTTCCGACGTCGGGTCAACAAGGAGCAGCGAGCCTTGTGCTGCCGGCGCTCACCTTGAGCAGCTTCAGCGTCGCGAGCCTGACGCGCTTCACGCGCTCGGCTCTGCTCGAAGTCCTGCGGGCCGATTACGTTCGCACTGCCCATGCCAAGGGCTTGCCCTGGCGGACCGTGCTGATCGACCACATGGGGCGCAATGCTGCGCTGACCCTGGTAACGGTCATCAGCTTGCAGGTGGCAGTGGCGATCGCGGGAGCGGTCGTGACCGAGACCGTCTTTTCTTGGCCCGGGATGGGCCAACTCTTGGCTCGAGCCGCCGAACTGCGCGACTTCCCGGTCGTCCAGTACGGCGTTCTGCTTATCGTGGCCTCGGTGGTGTTGGTCAACCTCCTGACCGACATCCTGTACGGCTGGCTCGATCCTCGCGTGCGGCTGGAGGCATGA
- a CDS encoding adenylyltransferase/cytidyltransferase family protein produces MGQVIPFPFLPKLSEDLHRAGKRIVLTNGHFDLLHIGHVRYLQAARSLGDVLIVAVNDDVSTRRRKGRARPLVPEAERAELLAALACVDYVTIFPGETAEEVVRLVRPHVYVKGGDYGTTEEDAAAGKQPLPEAPVVRALGGEVVLIPLVPERSTSALVRRILAAYGCEPEAGAGTSGETG; encoded by the coding sequence GTGGGGCAGGTCATCCCGTTCCCGTTTCTCCCGAAGCTGAGCGAAGACCTGCACCGGGCCGGGAAGCGGATCGTGCTGACCAACGGCCATTTCGATCTCCTGCACATCGGGCATGTGCGGTATCTCCAGGCCGCACGCAGTTTGGGCGACGTGCTGATCGTTGCGGTCAACGACGATGTCTCGACCCGCAGGCGCAAGGGACGAGCTCGCCCGCTCGTACCGGAAGCGGAGCGGGCCGAGCTCCTGGCGGCACTGGCCTGTGTGGACTACGTCACGATCTTCCCCGGCGAGACGGCGGAGGAAGTCGTGCGGCTTGTCCGTCCTCACGTCTACGTCAAAGGCGGCGACTACGGGACCACGGAGGAAGACGCTGCGGCCGGCAAGCAACCGCTTCCCGAGGCCCCGGTCGTGCGCGCGTTGGGTGGTGAGGTGGTGCTTATCCCCTTGGTCCCGGAACGCTCGACGAGCGCGCTCGTCCGGCGCATTCTCGCGGCCTACGGCTGCGAGCCGGAGGCAGGAGCCGGCACGAGCGGGGAAACTGGGTGA
- the murJ gene encoding murein biosynthesis integral membrane protein MurJ: MTLDEPSMARSGAPTSETVVQGERARVARAAGVLMIGVVLSRVLGLVREQVTSYFWGTTDAIAAFTIADNVHTMLFDLVISGMLQAALVPVLSAYAVSERLEEFRRIVGALLVWVAVVVGAVVVLVAMAAPWVVWGMTALGGGEAARGAETFQLTIRLVRLIVPAVLLLAFSTVLMGALYALQRFTQPSLALSVRNAAIVACALLLGHSLGVTSLVVGVLLGALGLAALQLWGLRDCLPRLNLSLWHPAIRQIFLLYLPIFLGLFANTVALTVDRNLAWGVDPHALGAMRYATALNQMILGLVAAATSLAALPTLSRHHASGNEDAYQRTLALGLKFVALLIFPTVLGMAALSWPIVTLLFLHGATDLEGARAIWIALLGYLPGTLFAAFDQILIFAAYARRNTQTPVLVGVLSVGVYFLVALALVRSLGMLGLVLGNTAQFVAHTLVMWWVLRRWLGRVGDGTVARTMRASALAATLMALVVGSLAIVASQWQAPEASGVAWRLLVVGANVVVGAACYAVLMRLFRVEEFLALIRLVRARFGS, translated from the coding sequence GTGACACTGGACGAACCCTCCATGGCGAGGAGCGGCGCGCCGACGAGCGAGACGGTCGTGCAGGGGGAACGCGCCCGGGTGGCGCGCGCTGCTGGTGTCCTGATGATCGGTGTCGTGCTCAGCCGCGTGCTCGGCCTGGTGCGCGAGCAAGTCACCTCCTACTTTTGGGGCACGACGGACGCGATCGCGGCCTTCACCATCGCCGACAACGTCCACACCATGCTGTTCGACCTGGTCATCAGCGGAATGCTCCAAGCTGCTCTGGTACCGGTTCTGAGTGCCTACGCTGTGTCGGAGCGGCTCGAGGAGTTCCGTCGCATCGTCGGTGCGCTGCTGGTTTGGGTGGCAGTGGTCGTCGGTGCTGTGGTCGTCCTCGTCGCGATGGCTGCTCCCTGGGTCGTGTGGGGGATGACCGCGCTCGGCGGTGGGGAAGCGGCTCGTGGTGCCGAGACGTTCCAGCTGACCATCCGGCTCGTCCGGCTCATCGTCCCGGCCGTGTTGCTCCTCGCCTTCTCGACCGTGCTCATGGGAGCGCTCTATGCGCTCCAGCGCTTCACGCAACCGTCGCTGGCCTTGAGTGTGCGGAACGCCGCGATCGTCGCCTGCGCGCTCCTGCTGGGGCACTCGCTCGGGGTGACGAGCCTCGTCGTCGGCGTGCTGCTCGGCGCGCTCGGACTTGCAGCGCTGCAACTGTGGGGGCTGCGCGATTGTTTGCCCCGGTTGAACTTGTCGCTCTGGCATCCGGCCATCCGGCAAATCTTCTTGCTCTATCTGCCGATTTTTCTCGGCCTCTTCGCCAACACGGTCGCTTTGACGGTCGACCGGAACCTGGCCTGGGGAGTGGATCCGCATGCCTTGGGTGCGATGCGTTATGCGACAGCACTCAATCAGATGATCCTCGGGCTGGTCGCTGCGGCGACCTCGCTGGCCGCGCTGCCGACGCTCTCTCGACACCATGCGAGCGGGAACGAGGATGCCTATCAACGCACGCTGGCACTGGGACTCAAGTTCGTGGCGCTCCTCATCTTTCCGACCGTGCTGGGGATGGCCGCGCTCAGCTGGCCGATCGTCACGCTTCTCTTCCTGCATGGGGCGACCGATCTCGAGGGAGCCCGAGCGATCTGGATCGCCTTGCTCGGGTACCTTCCTGGCACGCTCTTCGCCGCATTCGACCAGATCCTGATCTTCGCGGCGTACGCCCGTCGCAATACGCAGACACCGGTTCTCGTCGGCGTTCTCTCGGTCGGGGTCTATTTCCTCGTCGCGCTGGCGCTCGTGCGCTCGCTCGGCATGCTGGGGCTCGTCTTGGGCAATACGGCGCAATTCGTGGCCCATACGCTCGTCATGTGGTGGGTGTTGCGGCGCTGGCTGGGTCGGGTGGGGGATGGCACGGTCGCGCGCACGATGCGAGCGAGCGCGCTCGCGGCGACACTGATGGCGCTCGTGGTCGGCAGTCTGGCCATCGTTGCCAGCCAGTGGCAGGCCCCCGAGGCGAGCGGGGTCGCCTGGCGCTTGCTGGTCGTGGGGGCGAACGTCGTGGTTGGTGCCGCCTGCTATGCCGTCCTCATGCGACTCTTCCGCGTGGAGGAGTTCCTCGCTTTGATCCGGCTGGTGCGTGCTCGTTTCGGCAGTTGA
- the codA gene encoding cytosine deaminase, translating to MAYDLVVRNARLRDGRVVDLAVAEGRIVAIEPNLAGEARETIDAGGRLVSPPLIEPHCHLDAALTEGLAGHNESGTLLEGIQRWALTKPQLTIEAVKERARRTIEWYASQGALVIRSHVDVCDPNFVGLRALLELREEVRDLVDLQLVAFPQEGILSYPRGAELLEEALRLGCDVVGAIPHYETTREMGVESLRIAFDLAERYDRPLDAHCDETDDDQSRFVEVMAAETIRRGMQGRVVASHTTAMGSYNNAYAFKLFGWLKRAELSIIANPPDNSILQGRFDTYPKRRGLTRVKELLQFGINVAFGHDSVMDPWYPLGTGNMLHAAWLGLHLVQLSGYEEIPLVWDLVTTNAARALGIFDRYGLEVGKSADFVIFDAATDRDALRMLAPALLCVKRGRIVSRTSAPRVEVRRGEEFAAIRYERPGEGLNDR from the coding sequence ATGGCCTACGATCTCGTGGTCCGCAATGCGCGCTTGCGCGATGGGCGGGTGGTCGATCTCGCCGTGGCCGAGGGTCGGATCGTTGCGATCGAGCCGAACCTAGCGGGCGAGGCTCGGGAGACGATCGATGCTGGTGGGCGGCTCGTCTCGCCACCGCTCATCGAACCGCACTGTCATCTCGATGCGGCGCTTACCGAGGGGCTCGCTGGCCACAACGAGTCCGGCACGCTGCTCGAAGGGATTCAGCGCTGGGCCCTCACCAAGCCTCAGCTCACCATCGAGGCGGTCAAGGAGCGGGCGCGCCGGACGATCGAGTGGTATGCCAGCCAGGGAGCCCTGGTGATCCGCAGCCACGTCGATGTGTGCGATCCCAACTTCGTCGGTTTGCGTGCGCTCCTCGAACTGCGCGAGGAGGTGCGCGACCTCGTCGATCTGCAGCTGGTCGCCTTTCCGCAGGAGGGGATCCTCTCCTATCCGCGCGGTGCCGAGCTTCTCGAAGAGGCGCTCCGGCTCGGCTGCGACGTGGTGGGAGCCATCCCGCATTACGAGACGACCCGGGAGATGGGCGTCGAGTCACTGCGCATCGCCTTCGACCTCGCCGAGCGCTACGACCGGCCGCTCGATGCCCACTGCGACGAGACGGACGACGATCAGTCGCGTTTCGTCGAGGTGATGGCGGCGGAGACGATCCGGCGCGGGATGCAGGGACGTGTCGTCGCCAGCCATACGACCGCCATGGGCTCGTACAACAACGCCTATGCCTTCAAGCTCTTCGGCTGGCTCAAGCGTGCCGAACTCAGCATCATCGCCAACCCTCCGGACAACTCGATCTTGCAGGGGCGCTTCGATACCTATCCCAAGCGTCGTGGACTGACGCGCGTGAAAGAGCTGCTCCAGTTCGGGATCAACGTCGCGTTCGGGCACGATTCGGTGATGGATCCCTGGTATCCGCTCGGGACAGGGAACATGTTGCATGCCGCCTGGTTGGGCTTGCACCTCGTGCAGCTCTCGGGCTACGAGGAGATTCCGCTGGTGTGGGATCTGGTGACGACCAACGCCGCACGTGCTTTGGGGATCTTCGATCGCTACGGCCTCGAAGTCGGTAAGTCGGCCGATTTCGTCATTTTCGATGCGGCAACCGACCGTGATGCGCTCCGCATGCTCGCTCCCGCGCTCTTGTGCGTCAAGCGAGGACGCATCGTGAGCCGCACGAGCGCACCGCGGGTGGAGGTACGGCGGGGCGAGGAATTCGCTGCCATCCGGTACGAGCGCCCCGGTGAGGGGTTGAACGATCGATGA
- a CDS encoding Uma2 family endonuclease, producing MAREIVVRHRFTVDDYHRMAEAGILAEDDRVELIEGEIVEMSPIGRRHQACLDKMTALLAGRLAGRAIVRIQGPVRLSQFSEPQPDLLLLRPRADYYASVDAGPDDVLLLIEVADASLAYDREVKAPLYARAGLAEYWILDLQSDRLLVFRDPDSGAGRYRCVDCLARDERIAPLAFPDLEILVADLSA from the coding sequence ATGGCCCGAGAGATCGTCGTACGACACCGCTTCACTGTCGATGACTACCACCGCATGGCCGAGGCGGGGATTCTCGCTGAGGATGACCGAGTCGAGTTGATCGAAGGAGAAATCGTCGAGATGAGCCCGATCGGCCGGCGACACCAGGCCTGTCTCGACAAGATGACGGCGCTTCTCGCGGGCCGGTTGGCAGGGCGCGCGATCGTCCGTATCCAGGGACCAGTGCGGCTGAGTCAGTTTTCCGAGCCACAGCCGGATCTCCTGCTCCTGCGTCCCCGGGCGGACTACTATGCCTCCGTCGATGCCGGACCGGACGACGTGCTCTTGCTCATCGAGGTCGCGGATGCCTCCTTGGCTTACGACCGCGAGGTCAAGGCGCCGCTGTACGCGCGGGCAGGGCTCGCTGAGTACTGGATCCTCGACCTCCAGAGCGATCGCCTGCTCGTCTTCCGCGACCCGGATTCCGGAGCGGGGCGCTACCGCTGTGTCGACTGCCTGGCGCGTGACGAGCGCATCGCTCCGTTGGCCTTCCCTGACCTCGAAATCCTCGTCGCTGACCTCTCGGCTTGA
- a CDS encoding xanthine dehydrogenase family protein molybdopterin-binding subunit: MVISHYVGARVRRKEDPRLITGSSQYVDDLKLPGMLHVAFVRSSYPHARIRGIDASAAKAMPGVVDVFTGRDLAARLKGKPELIPGEAPHPEEQKPEGIPVPPEEPIAVERALYVGQPIAVVVATSAAVARDAAEAVVVDYEPLPAIIDPEVAMQDGAPQLYPNIPNNIGERWERVHGDIEAAFAQAHVVVRQRFRQQRLAGIPMETRAIVAAPDPLTQGVTVWSSTQAPHWNRNALAAALGLAHGQVRIIAPEVGGGFGVKIGAYQEDFILAALALHLHRPVKWVETRSEHLMATNHGRDQVVDYELAADAEGRILGLRARIVQNLGAYPRGLYLPSTTGLMACGCYDIPAVDIKAYGVYTNTMAVGAYRGAGRPEAAYYIERMMDLLARKLGKDPAEVRRLNYIPPEKFPYTTAAGEKYDTGDYAKALDKALEISRYHEWRQKQQELRQQGRFVGVGLASYVEICGFGPYESAVVRVEPSGAVTVYTGTSPHGQGLETALAQLVADRLGADFDQIVVLHGDTQSVPEGHGTMGSRSLVVGGGAVLMAIDRIKEKATQIAAHLLEAAAEDIEFVDGKWRVKGAPDRAVTLAEIAQAAYGGNLPEGMEPGLVATDFFAPPDEVFPFGTHVAVVEVFPETGEVEILEYYSVDDCGPRINPLLVEGQVHGGLAQGIAQALWEEVRYDENGQLLTGTLMDYAMPKAAMLLSFTTDHTETPTPLNPLGAKGIGEAATIGSTPTIANAVMDALAPFGIEHLDIPLTPQKIWQAIQRAKQA; the protein is encoded by the coding sequence ATGGTCATCAGTCATTATGTCGGTGCGCGAGTGCGGCGCAAGGAGGATCCGCGCCTCATCACCGGCTCCTCGCAATACGTCGACGATCTCAAGCTGCCAGGCATGCTGCACGTCGCCTTCGTCCGCAGCAGTTATCCACACGCCCGGATCCGCGGTATCGACGCCTCCGCCGCCAAGGCTATGCCAGGCGTCGTCGATGTCTTCACTGGTCGCGATCTGGCAGCGCGTCTCAAGGGGAAGCCAGAACTCATCCCCGGGGAGGCACCGCATCCTGAAGAGCAGAAACCGGAAGGGATCCCGGTTCCCCCGGAAGAGCCGATCGCGGTCGAACGCGCCCTCTATGTCGGCCAACCCATCGCCGTCGTCGTCGCCACGTCAGCGGCAGTCGCTCGCGATGCGGCTGAAGCGGTCGTGGTCGACTACGAACCCCTTCCCGCCATCATCGATCCAGAGGTGGCGATGCAGGACGGCGCTCCGCAACTCTATCCGAATATCCCCAACAACATCGGGGAGCGCTGGGAGCGCGTCCACGGCGACATCGAGGCAGCCTTCGCTCAGGCCCACGTCGTCGTCAGGCAACGCTTCCGCCAGCAGCGTTTGGCCGGTATCCCGATGGAGACGCGCGCCATCGTCGCGGCCCCTGACCCCTTGACGCAAGGCGTCACGGTCTGGAGTTCCACCCAGGCACCGCACTGGAACCGGAACGCGCTCGCGGCGGCGCTCGGGCTGGCACACGGCCAGGTTCGCATCATCGCTCCGGAAGTCGGGGGCGGCTTCGGAGTCAAGATCGGCGCGTACCAGGAAGACTTCATTCTCGCCGCGCTGGCCTTGCACCTCCATCGCCCGGTCAAGTGGGTCGAGACACGTTCCGAGCATCTCATGGCCACCAACCACGGCCGCGATCAGGTGGTGGACTACGAACTCGCCGCCGATGCTGAGGGACGCATCCTCGGATTGCGTGCCCGCATCGTCCAGAATCTCGGTGCCTACCCGCGTGGGCTCTATCTCCCCTCGACGACCGGTCTCATGGCCTGCGGCTGCTACGACATCCCGGCTGTGGATATCAAAGCGTACGGCGTCTACACCAACACGATGGCAGTCGGCGCCTACCGCGGCGCTGGTCGACCCGAGGCAGCCTACTACATCGAACGGATGATGGACCTCTTGGCCCGCAAGCTCGGCAAGGATCCCGCTGAGGTCCGGCGCCTGAACTACATCCCACCAGAGAAGTTCCCCTACACGACTGCAGCCGGTGAGAAGTACGATACGGGCGACTACGCCAAAGCACTCGACAAGGCTCTCGAGATCTCGAGATATCACGAGTGGCGCCAGAAGCAGCAGGAACTCCGCCAGCAGGGTCGCTTCGTCGGGGTTGGTCTCGCCAGCTACGTGGAGATCTGCGGCTTCGGCCCCTACGAGAGCGCAGTCGTCCGCGTCGAGCCGAGCGGCGCGGTCACCGTCTATACCGGTACCTCGCCGCACGGTCAGGGGCTGGAGACGGCACTGGCCCAGCTCGTCGCCGATCGCCTCGGAGCCGATTTCGACCAGATCGTCGTGCTGCACGGTGATACGCAAAGCGTCCCCGAGGGGCATGGCACGATGGGGAGCCGCAGCCTGGTCGTCGGCGGCGGCGCGGTCCTCATGGCCATCGACCGCATCAAGGAGAAGGCCACGCAGATCGCCGCGCACCTGCTCGAAGCGGCGGCAGAGGACATCGAATTCGTCGACGGGAAATGGCGCGTCAAGGGTGCTCCTGACCGCGCCGTCACGCTGGCCGAGATCGCCCAGGCGGCCTATGGCGGTAATCTCCCGGAGGGGATGGAACCAGGGCTGGTCGCGACCGACTTCTTTGCACCCCCTGACGAGGTCTTCCCCTTCGGGACGCATGTGGCAGTGGTCGAAGTCTTCCCCGAGACAGGCGAGGTTGAGATCCTCGAGTACTACTCGGTCGATGACTGTGGCCCCCGCATCAACCCGCTCCTCGTCGAGGGCCAGGTGCACGGTGGCTTGGCCCAGGGGATCGCCCAGGCCCTCTGGGAAGAGGTCCGCTACGACGAGAACGGCCAGCTCCTCACCGGCACGCTCATGGACTACGCCATGCCCAAGGCGGCGATGTTGCTTTCCTTCACCACCGACCACACCGAGACGCCAACTCCGCTCAACCCGCTCGGTGCCAAGGGGATCGGTGAGGCGGCGACGATCGGTTCCACCCCGACCATCGCCAACGCGGTCATGGATGCCCTAGCTCCCTTCGGGATCGAGCACCTCGACATCCCGCTCACCCCGCAGAAGATCTGGCAAGCGATCCAACGGGCCAAGCAAGCCTGA
- a CDS encoding xanthine dehydrogenase family protein molybdopterin-binding subunit, giving the protein MVLTRMVGARVRRKEDPRLITGSSQYVDDLQLGGMLYAAFVRSAYPHAIIKRIDPSPALALPGVVAVITHKELEQWLKGAVQLGAGEGEAEAPAQQEDQAGPPQHELLAIDRVRYVGQPIAVVLATERYRAYDAAAAVEIEYEPLPAVVDPEETMKEGAPQLHATVKNNIAMHTSHQHGDIEKAFAEADVIVKQRFYQQRLVSVPMEPRAVVAAPDPLTRGVTVWSSTQAPHNNRNSLAQALGLSHGQVRVIAPEVGGGFGAKIGAYPEDIILAALALHLHRPVKWYETRSEHFMATNQGRGQVAYYELAATKEGRILGLRAKVIQDLGAYPKLLLLAGLTAMMSVGVYDIPNLSIETYSVLTNTTPVGAYRGAGRPEAAYYIERMMDLLARKLGKDPAEVRRLNYIPPEKFPCQTPAGARYDSAEYEKNLNKALEISRYHEWRQKQQELCQQGRFIGIGLVTYTEICGFGPYESASIRVEPTGAVIAYTGTSPHGQGLETALAQIIADEIGADFDQIVVLHGDTQSVPEGVGTMGSRSLAVGGGAMLLAAQRIREKALRIAAHLLEAAIEDVEYADGKYRVKGAPDRAVTLAEIARAAYSPGLPPDIEPGLVATDYYAPSGVLFPFGTHVAVVEVFPETGEVEILEYYAVDDCGPRINPLLVEGQVHGGLAQGIAQALWEEVRYDENGQLLTGTLMDYAIPKASMLPSFVTDETVTPSPLNPLGAKGIGEAATIGSTPTIANAVMDALAPFGIEHLDIPLTPQKIWRAIREAQRA; this is encoded by the coding sequence ATGGTACTCACTCGAATGGTCGGGGCACGTGTCCGTCGCAAGGAAGACCCGCGGCTCATCACCGGCTCGTCACAATACGTCGATGATCTTCAGCTCGGGGGGATGCTGTACGCGGCGTTCGTCCGCAGTGCGTATCCGCACGCGATCATCAAGCGGATCGACCCTTCGCCCGCCTTGGCTCTGCCCGGCGTGGTCGCGGTGATCACGCACAAGGAACTGGAGCAGTGGCTGAAGGGAGCAGTCCAGTTGGGCGCGGGCGAGGGGGAAGCTGAAGCACCGGCCCAGCAAGAGGATCAGGCTGGTCCACCGCAGCACGAGCTCCTGGCGATCGACCGCGTGCGCTACGTCGGACAGCCGATCGCCGTCGTGCTGGCAACCGAACGGTATCGCGCCTATGACGCGGCTGCTGCCGTCGAGATCGAGTACGAGCCACTGCCCGCGGTCGTCGATCCTGAAGAAACGATGAAGGAAGGCGCGCCCCAACTCCACGCGACGGTGAAGAACAATATCGCAATGCACACCAGTCACCAGCATGGGGATATCGAGAAGGCGTTCGCCGAGGCCGACGTCATCGTCAAGCAGCGTTTTTACCAGCAACGCCTCGTCTCGGTTCCGATGGAGCCACGCGCAGTGGTTGCTGCCCCTGATCCGCTGACACGCGGTGTCACCGTCTGGTCATCGACGCAAGCCCCACACAATAACCGGAACTCGCTCGCCCAAGCGCTCGGCTTGAGCCATGGGCAGGTGCGCGTCATCGCTCCAGAAGTCGGTGGGGGTTTCGGTGCCAAGATCGGTGCCTATCCGGAAGACATCATCCTGGCTGCGCTGGCCCTGCACCTGCACCGACCGGTCAAGTGGTACGAGACGCGCTCCGAGCATTTCATGGCGACAAATCAGGGACGAGGGCAGGTCGCCTACTACGAACTGGCCGCAACGAAGGAGGGGCGCATCCTCGGCTTGCGGGCCAAAGTGATCCAGGATCTCGGGGCCTACCCCAAGCTCCTGCTCCTGGCAGGACTGACTGCCATGATGTCCGTCGGGGTCTACGATATTCCCAATCTCTCGATCGAGACCTACAGCGTGCTCACCAACACCACACCGGTCGGTGCCTACCGCGGCGCTGGTCGACCCGAGGCGGCCTACTACATCGAACGGATGATGGACCTCTTGGCCCGCAAGCTCGGCAAGGATCCCGCTGAGGTCCGGCGCCTGAACTACATCCCGCCCGAGAAGTTCCCTTGCCAAACGCCGGCGGGTGCACGCTACGATTCGGCCGAATACGAGAAGAACCTGAACAAGGCGCTGGAGATTTCCCGCTACCACGAGTGGCGACAGAAGCAACAGGAACTTTGCCAACAGGGCCGTTTCATCGGCATCGGATTGGTCACCTATACCGAGATCTGTGGCTTCGGCCCCTACGAGAGTGCCTCGATCCGCGTCGAGCCGACCGGTGCAGTGATCGCCTACACCGGTACCTCGCCGCACGGTCAGGGGCTGGAGACAGCACTGGCCCAGATCATCGCCGACGAGATCGGTGCCGACTTCGACCAGATCGTCGTTCTCCACGGCGATACGCAGAGTGTCCCCGAAGGCGTGGGAACGATGGGCAGCCGCAGCTTGGCGGTCGGCGGGGGGGCGATGCTTCTGGCCGCTCAGCGGATTCGCGAGAAGGCGCTCCGCATCGCGGCTCATCTCCTGGAGGCGGCTATCGAGGATGTCGAGTACGCGGATGGGAAGTACCGCGTCAAGGGTGCTCCCGACCGTGCCGTCACGCTGGCCGAGATCGCACGAGCAGCCTATAGCCCCGGTTTGCCACCGGATATCGAACCGGGCTTGGTCGCGACGGACTACTACGCGCCGTCGGGTGTGCTGTTCCCCTTCGGGACGCATGTGGCAGTGGTCGAAGTCTTCCCCGAGACAGGCGAGGTCGAGATCCTCGAGTACTACGCGGTCGATGACTGTGGCCCCCGCATCAACCCGCTCCTCGTCGAGGGCCAGGTGCACGGCGGCTTGGCCCAGGGGATCGCCCAGGCCCTCTGGGAAGAGGTCCGCTACGACGAGAACGGCCAGCTCCTCACCGGCACGCTCATGGACTACGCCATCCCCAAGGCGAGCATGCTGCCGAGTTTCGTGACCGACGAGACGGTGACACCGAGCCCGCTCAACCCGCTGGGTGCCAAGGGGATCGGCGAGGCAGCCACGATCGGCTCCACCCCGACCATCGCCAACGCGGTCATGGATGCCCTGGCCCCCTTCGGGATCGAGCACCTCGACATCCCGCTCACCCCGCAGAAGATCTGGCGGGCGATTCGAGAGGCGCAGCGAGCGTAG
- a CDS encoding class I SAM-dependent methyltransferase yields the protein MIRRPTTERVTPKSWALRVTYWQSLAAYRWVSQLATGASVLDIGCGEGYGTAELARTARLVIGLDLDLPTLEHARRRYPAANLTWVRASAERLPFRAASFQLICCFQVLEHLPDPECLLREARRVLVPGGRLILTTPNRPAVFSGLNPHHAREYDEASLRALVTSIFPRVDLLGVFPSTRVLAYRTANRRLVERILRLDRFGLHRHLPTELRAFLHAVGTLAVRHWLNQRQRELVTTIGIDDFRIAAGDLAQAIDLVAIARDERDE from the coding sequence ATGATCCGGCGACCAACCACGGAACGTGTAACGCCGAAAAGTTGGGCTCTGCGCGTTACCTATTGGCAAAGCCTGGCAGCGTACCGCTGGGTGAGCCAGCTGGCCACTGGTGCGTCCGTGCTCGACATCGGTTGTGGAGAGGGATACGGGACAGCTGAACTGGCCCGAACTGCTCGGCTGGTCATCGGCCTCGACCTCGATCTCCCCACGCTCGAGCACGCACGTCGCCGGTATCCGGCCGCGAACCTCACCTGGGTTCGTGCCTCGGCTGAACGCCTCCCGTTCCGTGCCGCCTCGTTCCAGCTCATCTGCTGTTTCCAGGTTCTCGAGCACCTGCCGGATCCGGAATGCCTCCTCCGCGAGGCACGTCGCGTCCTCGTTCCTGGGGGGCGCCTGATCCTCACGACTCCCAATCGGCCAGCCGTTTTCAGTGGGCTGAACCCCCACCACGCCCGGGAATACGACGAAGCGAGCCTGCGAGCGCTGGTCACCAGCATCTTTCCGCGAGTCGACCTCCTGGGGGTGTTCCCGAGCACGCGGGTCCTCGCCTACCGCACAGCCAATCGCCGACTCGTCGAGCGCATTCTTCGCCTCGATCGGTTCGGGTTGCACCGGCATCTACCGACCGAACTCCGCGCGTTCCTGCACGCAGTCGGTACGCTCGCCGTCCGCCATTGGCTCAACCAGCGCCAGCGCGAACTCGTCACCACCATCGGCATCGACGACTTCCGCATCGCAGCAGGTGATCTGGCACAAGCGATCGATCTCGTCGCGATCGCACGTGACGAGAGAGACGAGTGA